Part of the Mytilus galloprovincialis chromosome 14, xbMytGall1.hap1.1, whole genome shotgun sequence genome is shown below.
AACATCATCATATATCTACTACCAATGATTAGACTGCAATTGTCTTAAGCAATGTCTGACAGAACCATTGTTGTGAAAATTATTATACAACATAATGTTTATTCTtgcaattatgtttttttcttttttagttgaACGTATAAGTACCAGTTATATTGTAAAAAGATGATGAATGTAAAATCTGAACCTGTAGAAGTTGATGATAATGTGTCAGAAACCCACCAGGGAGAAGCTAATACATCTTGCACTAGTTTCGATCCAAAGACAATAAAATGTGAGTCTATTATCGAACTTGAAGAGGAAAACAAAACCAAACTGCAGTACCAACCATGCCAACAGACAGCTGAGTCAAACAATGAAAGCAACACTTTTGAACAAGGTATCatgaacaaatgaaaataaagcaTTTTTAGTGGAAGGGGCATTAAGAGcttacgatacagttacaggggaggtaatgacattgttaacgtaaaatgttatttttgcgacgtcagtgacatatcgggaaatgatgcatttttcgactgatttttattattcaaacttatttaatttgaaaacgagtgcatggacccccattttttaaaacaacattttgttcCATTTTGCAGGGAAATtctgtggaccaaattttataaaactgtaaatagtgcagtttttttaattttgaaaaatatacagcaaaaaatgacgtttttttctcaattcttgaccatttgataaatatgacttatttctgaacaaaaatgcataaatttttagaatacttatacaatacagaaattacaaaatacttaacaaaaaacaatttgtgtttatcttttaaaaccaaAAAGATATATATGTCTTTCTTTAGAACGGGAAAATACGGCCataaatccgaattttgagcaaatatacaaaatttcgatctaatttaactcaaaaagtagcacatgaaggtatattttttattacatatttgatttaatcaggtaaaaaataggctatatgcaaattttcatcaacttgtaaatacgggatcaaaactgtaatGTATGCccttaagttttacccttgtcagtcTGTATGTACGTCTTTCAAGTTTACTGGttgaaacccccccttttttttgaacgatcaatgcatttgagtgggacatatagttggaatccCCCAACCCctcttttgtcctgggttgggaccctccacctttttaaaatgtcatgtgaccgtgacatcatcaacgtttttttcttgatttaaaatggaatttagaattaaattataagaaatgactgtaatattttttctgtctattcaaaataacataaagaatgtggtacacactttaaaataacctgctacacaggttattcagtgtgcaccacatgtttgatgttattttttcatagaaaaacatattacagtcatttcttaaaaaaaaaaattttagaaaAGAATATATTGGAACATTTTAAGTGACACCCCAACTTAAAAAATATGTTCTGAGGACTTTTTGCAGTTTTGTTTAAGAAATGGAAACCTATTTTGAACATTTgtacattgtaaatataaaaaaaagaagatgtggtatgattgtcaatgagacaactatccacaagagacaaaaatgacacagaaattaaaaactataggtcactgtacggccttcaacaatgagcaaagcccaaagcccatactgcatcgtcagctataaaaggcccggaaatgacaatgtaaaacattggTTGTGTACATGTACAAGTGTGACCATTGTAATTAGAAAAGTCATGTATATGTGGCAAGACCCATAATTTTTTGTGAGGAGGAGATTTTGTATCATTATAGGGCTAACTATTTTTCaatctaaataatttttttatctaTCATGTCTAATTTTTACAATCTTCTTAAACAATGGTCGGGGTGCACATATTAAATTTACTGATGTTTGtcaagaaaacaaaattaaaatgcttCCTACCTGAGCCTTTTCTCAACTTTTAAATAGTAAAggtgtgtattttgttttgtaaaataccAATTTAACATGCTTATAAATAACTGATAATAGTTGATAATTAACAAGTTGGAAACATGACATTTAAAGGTTACTTTATCTGTTGAATCAATGTTCTTCGTCGTATTTGACATTTTATGTTAGGCCAGACGAAGACTTTAGACATGTAAGAGTTTTAGGAAATTAGAAATAAATCTGAAGAAAAGTTGGTaggtttgaaaataatttttttcatttttttttaccttttcataCTACATATACTACTGCAAAAATTTTGGTTCTTATAATGCTATCATGTAGACTTCATCGTAGGCGTAGTTGTTGTCGTTAGAAGACACATTTGATTTCACGACAATTACTGTAGAGGTTTAGtttttaagtgaatggatctctatgaaattttaccagaaggtttttcaaaaagttgggaaaggggggggggggggggttcaattttttgttgttgataatattttattttccaaaaaattcTTCAAcagcacagtattgcacaatatcactgtattatgcaatagcaagaaatcttcttatgaaaataaataaaaaaattttaaCCGATGTCAATGTGATTAATTCAAAGTCTTGCAATTTTAACCTTTCATTATTGCTATTCATATCAGGATGCAATTGGCGAAGCATTCTATTAAAGTTTTAAGACTTGATCATCTCTCGACTATTTCAGACAATGTCACTTTCCAGTTGGGTGGCATTAGAGACGGTATCCTGGATCAGATGATACAACAGCAGACTCCAGAACAACAGCTGATGATAGCAGAAGCTGAATCGAAAGCAATGGGCTCAAATACAGAAAATATGACAGGTAGCAAAAATTATATATTGCTAGATAAggagaaaaaagaaataaatgtgcTACTGAGTCAATTTCGCCAATTAATATTCTCAATATTTTATAGTTTACTTGTACATTGTAGTTGAtttgtttaataaatttaatttgtCTGTGACTTCTTATCTATTTCCATTTTCTTAGCTTAGTTATAAGTAAGCTTATTTCATCATTTCAGATTTAGCTGATGACAATAAAGTGAAGACTAGTAACCATGGTGATGAGAATACTAATGATCTACACAAACAAtcaaacacacaaacaaatatgCTTACTTCAACATTGAGGACAGAAGTTGAAATGGTCATTGTTGGCTACACACAAACAGACTCTGAAAAGGATAGTTGTTCAAACAAAGACAAAATTCAGCAATCAACTACATGTCAGTCTTGTGGCCTGGACACTGCAAATGCACAGAATATAGATATAACTGTCAAAGTTGAGGTTGGGTCGACCGCATGCCATTCCTGCGGTAGATCGGATAATTTTACTTCACTAACACTAAACCCGCATGGAGAAAATTTCAATGCAAAAAAAGATCATCTTAGAATGCAAACGGATAAAACCAAAGATTCTCCTTTCACAAAAGAGAAAAATGATTTAGAAAACCATGATGATCAAGCTAGTTTGAAATTGAAGCATAAAGGAACTCACAAAGCCCAAAAAACATTCCAATGTGAAATCTGCAATAAAACATTTTCTCAGAGTAGAGACTTCAAACGACACAATAAAATTCACGCCGGTGATAGACCACATAAATGTGAAACATGTGATAGGACTTTTGTAATGAGTTCTGACCTAAAAAGTCATCTCCGAACACATTCAGGTGACAAACCTCATGCATGTGAAATATGCAAGAAACCATTTGCTCGACGTGATACATTAAAAATTCACTTGATGATGCACAAGGGGGAAAGACCATATGAATGCCTAGATTGTGGTAAGAGATTTATTAAGAAAGCATCGTTAAAGCTGCACTCTCAGACACACTCAGGTGTTAAACATCATGAATGTGAACTCTGTAGCAAATTTTTTGGTCGGAGCACAGATTTGAAATACCATATGCGCACACACACGGGAGAGAAACCATATCAGTGTCAAGTATGTGGTCTACAATTTGCCATGCCAGTTTATTTAAAAACTCACGCTTTGAAACACAGTGGCGAAACACCATATGAATGTAAGCTTTGCGATAAGAAATTCGTAAAGAAAAGTTCGCTAGAAGCCCATAATTTAACACACACTGGTCAAGAACCTGATCATGAATGTGAAACTTGCGGTAAAAAGTTCTACAGCGaatcttctttaaaaaaacacaGTGTGATACACATGGACGAAAAGCCACACCAATGTGAATGGTGTGGCAGGTCATTTTCTCAGGCCAGCACTTTGAAGTCACATGTTACTGAAACTCATATTGGCGAGAAACCTTTTGTTTGTCACTTATGTGGTAAAAGATTTGCAAGACGAACAACTTTGAACACACATGGTCTAACACATTCGGGTATAAAATCACACGAATGTCAAATGTGTGGTAAAGGATTTTCTAGGAAGTCAGATTTAAGGAGGcatgaaaaaacacatatatCTGGAAAACGGAATAAATTGACTAATAGTGTACTCATGCATGAAGAGGAGGATGATACCCAAGGATAAGATACGATAATGTAACCATGTATCTGCTACTCTCCAGACAGGGTGTCAAGTCCATCTAAAGACCATGTTCCCATTATGTTATTCACTGGATAAGTTTGTCAATAATGCCTGCCTTTACAAAGTAATTTACCAGATATAGGGGCCCGTCTGTTTCCCTGCTCTATCAAAATTCAGTGAGCGTCTTCGTGATTGTCATTTTGCagaataaactagaaataatgtttgttccttaatgacagcagtgctgatgaTCAGTCCTACAAAATTAATTTACCAAATGAACCGTACAAAACAGCATcattttatcaaatgtttattaTCAACCATGAGTTGTACATGGGAAAAGGGAGTAAACAATGaccctaaacatgctaaatgcatAACTGATGTTTACTTAAACcaaaatgtatatgaaaatgTTACAAACTCAAAAGGGGTATTTTGAGCAAACATGAATAAGTTATTTCAGGGAAATAATGTAGTTTCATCCCATGAAATGAGTGACATTAAAGAATAAATGAAGCATACTTTCTCCTCAAGAGAATTCTTTGGTTGTTATTCACTGCTCTACTaagatttcaatattcaaaatata
Proteins encoded:
- the LOC143059183 gene encoding uncharacterized protein LOC143059183; this translates as MMNVKSEPVEVDDNVSETHQGEANTSCTSFDPKTIKYNVTFQLGGIRDGILDQMIQQQTPEQQLMIAEAESKAMGSNTENMTDLADDNKVKTSNHGDENTNDLHKQSNTQTNMLTSTLRTEVEMVIVGYTQTDSEKDSCSNKDKIQQSTTCQSCGLDTANAQNIDITVKVEVGSTACHSCGRSDNFTSLTLNPHGENFNAKKDHLRMQTDKTKDSPFTKEKNDLENHDDQASLKLKHKGTHKAQKTFQCEICNKTFSQSRDFKRHNKIHAGDRPHKCETCDRTFVMSSDLKSHLRTHSGDKPHACEICKKPFARRDTLKIHLMMHKGERPYECLDCGKRFIKKASLKLHSQTHSGVKHHECELCSKFFGRSTDLKYHMRTHTGEKPYQCQVCGLQFAMPVYLKTHALKHSGETPYECKLCDKKFVKKSSLEAHNLTHTGQEPDHECETCGKKFYSESSLKKHSVIHMDEKPHQCEWCGRSFSQASTLKSHVTETHIGEKPFVCHLCGKRFARRTTLNTHGLTHSGIKSHECQMCGKGFSRKSDLRRHEKTHISGKRNKLTNSVLMHEEEDDTQG